In a genomic window of Candidatus Acidiferrales bacterium:
- a CDS encoding aldo/keto reductase, which yields MEHRRLGKSGLDISGVGLGCMGMSQSYGPGNDEESIATLYRAVELGITLFDTADVYGLGANEILVGKALKPYRNKVNIATKFGFMRSKNGILTGVNGTPEYVMQACEGSLKRLGVETIDLYYAHRVDPNTPVEETVGAMSRLVEEGKVRFIGLSEASVDSMRRANSVHPITALQSEYSLWTRDVEKEILPVCRELGIGFVPFSPLGRGFLGGQIKDSSGFVAGDFRLDNPRFEESNLKQNLIFLKKVKVIAEEKGCTPAQLALAWVLAQGKDIVPIPGTKRRKYLEENAAAIELKLTSGDLARINEAAPLGVAAGDRYNSEMMKAVNK from the coding sequence ATGGAACATAGAAGACTTGGCAAGTCTGGATTGGATATTTCAGGTGTCGGTCTGGGCTGCATGGGGATGTCGCAGTCGTATGGCCCGGGGAACGACGAAGAATCAATAGCGACTCTATACCGCGCGGTGGAGCTCGGGATCACCCTATTCGACACTGCAGACGTCTACGGGCTCGGTGCAAATGAGATACTTGTCGGCAAGGCACTAAAACCTTATCGGAACAAAGTAAACATTGCAACCAAGTTCGGATTCATGCGCTCGAAAAATGGGATACTCACCGGAGTAAACGGAACGCCGGAATACGTCATGCAGGCATGTGAAGGGAGTTTGAAGCGGCTCGGTGTCGAAACGATCGATCTTTATTATGCTCATCGCGTCGATCCAAATACCCCGGTTGAAGAGACTGTCGGAGCCATGTCAAGACTTGTCGAAGAAGGGAAAGTTCGCTTCATCGGTTTATCGGAAGCCTCTGTGGACTCCATGAGGCGTGCAAACTCAGTTCACCCGATCACCGCTTTGCAAAGCGAGTATTCTCTTTGGACGCGGGACGTCGAAAAAGAAATCCTTCCTGTCTGCCGGGAGCTCGGAATCGGTTTTGTACCGTTCAGCCCGCTCGGACGCGGATTCCTGGGCGGTCAGATAAAAGACTCAAGCGGTTTTGTAGCAGGAGATTTCAGACTGGACAATCCACGATTCGAAGAAAGTAACTTGAAGCAGAACCTCATTTTCCTGAAGAAGGTCAAAGTCATTGCCGAGGAGAAGGGATGCACTCCGGCCCAACTTGCGCTCGCCTGGGTTCTCGCACAAGGAAAAGACATTGTTCCGATTCCCGGGACAAAACGGAGAAAATATTTGGAGGAGAATGCCGCCGCAATCGAATTGAAATTAACAAGCGGAGATCTGGCGCGCATAAACGAAGCCGCTCCGCTTGGGGTTGCTGCCGGGGACAGATATAATTCCGAGATGATGAAGGCCGTGAATAAATAA
- a CDS encoding cytochrome c: MKTAGIIISVLVIESAILIVFVHSGLYNVAATSPDPKVIRWIFSRTSDNSVEHHAKGIAVPPLADSSMIQEGFRHYDEMCVECHGAPGVERSEIGRGLYPHGPNLAHSAKELQPAELFWVIKNGIRSTGMPAFGPTHSDEKIWAMVGFLEKMKDMNPLEYAAMMKAAPSGKGGDMEDVDMGFHRRK; encoded by the coding sequence ATGAAAACAGCGGGGATAATAATTTCCGTTCTCGTAATTGAATCAGCCATTCTTATTGTCTTTGTTCACTCAGGCCTGTATAATGTCGCAGCAACTTCACCGGATCCTAAAGTGATTCGCTGGATCTTCAGCAGGACGAGCGATAATTCCGTGGAGCATCATGCAAAAGGAATTGCAGTGCCTCCGTTGGCAGACAGTTCCATGATACAGGAAGGCTTCCGCCATTATGATGAGATGTGCGTGGAATGCCATGGTGCACCCGGGGTGGAACGTTCGGAAATCGGGAGGGGACTCTATCCGCATGGACCGAATCTCGCACACTCGGCAAAGGAGCTGCAGCCCGCAGAGTTGTTCTGGGTGATCAAGAATGGAATAAGAAGTACGGGCATGCCGGCGTTCGGGCCGACGCATTCCGACGAAAAGATATGGGCGATGGTTGGATTTCTTGAAAAGATGAAAGACATGAACCCGCTAGAATACGCGGCAATGATGAAGGCCGCTCCCAGTGGCAAAGGCGGCGACATGGAGGACGTAGACATGGGTTTTCATAGAAGAAAATAG